A single window of Pseudarthrobacter psychrotolerans DNA harbors:
- a CDS encoding aldo/keto reductase family protein has product MQYRKLGNSGMYVSSIALGNWATHGETVDQDVATACVRKALDLGITTFDTADAYAGTKAETMLGEALKGVRREGIEVMTKAFFPTGTGKNDRGLSRKHVMESINGSLRRLQTDYVDVYQAHRYDYETPLEETMGAFADIVRAGKAHYIGVSEWTVAEIRAGAALAAELGIQFVSSQPQYNMLWRVIEPEVVPVCEELRITQVCWSPLAQGVLSGKYGASAVPAGSRFAADDGGLKTEHKFMQPEVLERVERLKPIAADLGVPLATLAVAWVLANPNVSAAIVGASRPEQLDDTVKAADLALGQETLDRIDGVLGDVVQRDPAKVESFLTRV; this is encoded by the coding sequence ATCGCGCTGGGCAACTGGGCCACCCACGGCGAAACCGTGGACCAGGATGTTGCCACGGCATGCGTGCGCAAGGCCCTGGACCTTGGCATCACCACTTTCGACACCGCCGACGCCTACGCAGGCACCAAGGCCGAAACCATGCTCGGCGAAGCACTCAAGGGTGTGCGCCGCGAGGGCATCGAGGTCATGACCAAGGCGTTCTTTCCGACCGGCACAGGGAAGAACGACCGTGGCCTGTCCCGCAAGCACGTCATGGAATCCATCAACGGTTCGCTGCGCCGCTTGCAGACGGACTACGTGGACGTCTACCAGGCGCACCGCTATGACTACGAGACCCCGCTCGAGGAGACGATGGGTGCCTTTGCGGATATCGTCCGTGCCGGCAAGGCCCACTACATCGGCGTCTCGGAATGGACCGTGGCGGAGATCCGCGCTGGCGCAGCTTTGGCGGCCGAACTGGGCATCCAGTTCGTCTCCAGCCAGCCGCAGTACAACATGCTGTGGCGCGTGATCGAACCTGAAGTGGTGCCGGTCTGCGAAGAGCTTAGGATCACCCAGGTGTGCTGGTCGCCTCTCGCCCAGGGCGTGCTGAGCGGCAAGTACGGTGCCTCCGCCGTACCGGCCGGCAGCCGTTTCGCCGCCGACGACGGCGGGCTGAAGACTGAGCACAAGTTTATGCAACCCGAGGTGCTGGAACGCGTGGAGAGGCTCAAGCCGATTGCCGCGGACCTCGGTGTGCCGCTGGCTACCCTGGCCGTGGCTTGGGTGTTGGCGAACCCCAACGTTTCCGCGGCGATTGTCGGCGCCAGCCGCCCTGAGCAGCTCGACGACACTGTCAAGGCCGCCGACTTGGCCCTGGGCCAGGAGACTCTGGACCGGATTGACGGCGTGCTGGGCGACGTCGTCCAGCGGGATCCAGCCAAGGTGGAGTCCTTCCTAACGCGCGTCTAG
- a CDS encoding VOC family protein, with the protein MEMRLEVVQVPVADVDRSKSFYTEKLGFVLDHDVEHIPGMRVVQLTPPGSAASIVIGTGMTSMTPGSLEGLQLVVPDIGAVRAELVRGGADISEIQDMGGVQFAYFADPDGNRWVIQGATPSDVRDAHLNETTS; encoded by the coding sequence ATGGAGATGCGCCTTGAAGTTGTCCAAGTACCTGTGGCCGATGTCGACAGGTCGAAGTCGTTCTATACGGAGAAGCTGGGCTTTGTCCTTGACCACGATGTGGAGCACATCCCTGGAATGCGAGTGGTGCAGCTGACGCCGCCAGGTTCGGCTGCCTCGATAGTCATAGGTACAGGAATGACGAGCATGACGCCGGGCAGCCTCGAGGGGCTGCAGCTTGTTGTACCCGACATTGGCGCGGTCCGTGCCGAGCTCGTCCGCGGCGGCGCAGATATCAGCGAAATACAGGACATGGGCGGAGTGCAGTTTGCGTACTTTGCAGACCCGGACGGCAACCGCTGGGTCATTCAGGGCGCAACACCATCGGACGTCCGGGATGCGCACCTGAACGAGACGACGTCCTAG
- a CDS encoding LPXTG cell wall anchor domain-containing protein has translation MGLIIGLLVIWLVLSIVGFAVKGLIWLAIIGLVLFVATGVWGWVKRKANA, from the coding sequence ATGGGACTAATAATTGGGCTTCTTGTCATCTGGCTGGTTCTGTCGATCGTGGGCTTTGCCGTGAAAGGCCTCATTTGGCTGGCAATCATCGGCCTCGTCCTGTTCGTCGCTACGGGCGTGTGGGGCTGGGTCAAGCGGAAAGCCAACGCCTGA
- a CDS encoding VOC family protein, protein MAIKFENVGIAVRDLEATISFFTDLGLTVVGRDTVSGEWTETAVGLDGNHAKIAMLQTPDGHGRLELFEYIHPEAIESEPTRPNEIGMHRVAFSVDDIDKALEIAARHGCHPLRGVATYKDVYKLTYVRGPSGIIVMLAQELKKS, encoded by the coding sequence ATGGCCATCAAATTTGAGAACGTCGGCATCGCCGTTCGCGACCTCGAAGCAACGATCTCCTTTTTCACCGACCTCGGTCTCACGGTCGTCGGCCGTGACACGGTCAGTGGCGAGTGGACCGAGACTGCCGTCGGCCTTGACGGCAACCACGCCAAAATAGCGATGCTCCAAACGCCAGACGGTCACGGCCGCCTTGAGCTCTTCGAGTACATTCACCCCGAAGCGATCGAGTCGGAGCCCACTCGTCCCAACGAGATTGGCATGCACCGCGTCGCGTTCTCAGTCGACGACATAGACAAAGCCCTGGAGATAGCCGCGAGGCACGGCTGCCATCCGCTTCGGGGCGTGGCGACCTATAAGGACGTCTACAAGCTCACCTACGTCCGCGGTCCCAGCGGCATCATCGTGATGCTCGCACAGGAACTTAAGAAAAGCTGA
- a CDS encoding dihydrofolate reductase family protein: MSRVTCDLTISLDGFLAGPNQSTAEPLGENGELLHRWMFEEPEANATAIEGILAAGAFIMGRNMFAGPGPGAWDADWRGWWGEEPPYHAPVFVLTHHAREPLEMQGGTTFTFVTDGIESALAQARDAAGSKDVAIAGGAKTVQQYLAAGLIDELRLHTAPILLGAGERLLDGVTNLSLEPTEVNGTSLVTHVRYRVTH, encoded by the coding sequence ATGAGCCGAGTCACGTGCGATCTGACCATCTCCCTCGACGGCTTCCTCGCGGGACCGAACCAAAGCACTGCGGAGCCCCTGGGAGAGAATGGCGAGCTCCTGCACCGGTGGATGTTCGAGGAACCCGAGGCCAACGCAACAGCAATAGAAGGCATCCTCGCAGCCGGCGCTTTCATCATGGGCCGGAACATGTTCGCGGGGCCCGGACCCGGGGCGTGGGATGCGGACTGGCGGGGATGGTGGGGCGAGGAGCCGCCCTATCACGCACCGGTTTTTGTTCTCACGCATCATGCACGTGAGCCCCTGGAGATGCAGGGCGGCACCACGTTCACCTTCGTGACCGACGGGATCGAATCGGCGCTGGCCCAGGCCCGTGACGCGGCCGGCAGCAAAGACGTGGCCATTGCGGGCGGGGCCAAGACGGTCCAGCAGTACCTAGCGGCAGGACTGATCGACGAGCTGCGGCTCCACACCGCGCCCATCCTCCTGGGCGCGGGCGAACGGCTGCTCGACGGCGTCACGAACCTCTCGCTGGAGCCAACGGAAGTGAACGGCACCAGCCTCGTCACCCATGTTCGCTACAGGGTCACCCACTAG
- a CDS encoding PEP/pyruvate-binding domain-containing protein, whose protein sequence is MLTTAAYSYFVDANHLEAGIQELATLSPHAAPQDYEDASERIRTLFTACTMPAVIATELAAAYGRLDGGETAVAVRSSATAEDLAEASFAGQQETYLNVRGSGALSAAVIDCWASLWTARAMAYRARKGIGPDAVRLAVVVQRMVEAEAAGVMFTANPANGRRDQIAISAAWGLGESVVSGTVTTDDVMVDAGTGTVASRRTADKEVMTVYAELGTREEPVAAARRRAPVLDDRAAAELAGYGKRIADHFGTPQDIEWARAGDRFFILQSRPITALPEPAADTPDTWPVPYPKGLYFRASIVEQLPDPLSPLFADLIDGSVSRSLRALMNEAVGTNVIRVDDVGLPTINGYAYYYYRTSGMWRVMGKSLAAVRALVRGQAHMGVAGWREFSRPRYERVIKDWSAKPVADLSGEKLLEGVRSLLDAGTVYYTAVQSVIPLAASSEISFRAYYDKFVRRDGDPPALTFILGYDSEPIRAEKSLYGLAAWARGVPGLASAILHEPTTALAESQRTGFPPAGFAEALWQQWRPRFQDHLNRFGHAVYNLDFASPVPADDPSALLAAVKFYLRGHGTDPHERQRLLANRREDETSRMITRLGPRRKAAFLRLLRWAQNTAPIREDALADVGLAWPLLRRILLELGQRLVDSAVIAEPADVFWLRHQELRSAVEFGLAAPGAPAAITGADRPVRAAAVEERRMLWRGQAKAAPPQMLPESRWMDKAFGSMMPAGSQHQLGDIIKGTGASSGRVTAPARVLRGPQDFALMEPGEVLVARITTPAWTSLFAMASAVVTDVGGPLSHSSIVAREYGIPAVLGTGVATQRLTSGQQISVDGDAGTVTIEHPGPPQGP, encoded by the coding sequence GTGCTGACCACCGCGGCCTATTCGTATTTTGTGGATGCCAACCACCTCGAGGCCGGCATCCAGGAACTGGCAACCCTGTCGCCGCACGCCGCGCCCCAGGACTACGAGGACGCCTCGGAGCGGATCCGGACCCTGTTCACGGCCTGCACCATGCCGGCCGTCATCGCAACAGAACTCGCCGCCGCCTACGGGCGTCTCGACGGCGGGGAAACAGCCGTTGCGGTCCGCTCCTCCGCCACGGCGGAGGACCTCGCCGAGGCCAGCTTCGCCGGGCAACAGGAAACCTACCTGAACGTCCGCGGGTCCGGGGCGCTGTCCGCGGCCGTGATCGATTGCTGGGCTTCCCTGTGGACGGCGCGTGCCATGGCCTACCGGGCCCGTAAAGGCATCGGACCGGACGCGGTGCGCCTCGCCGTGGTGGTCCAGAGGATGGTCGAAGCCGAGGCAGCCGGGGTCATGTTCACCGCCAATCCGGCCAACGGGCGCCGCGACCAGATCGCGATCAGCGCCGCGTGGGGCCTGGGCGAGTCCGTGGTCAGCGGAACGGTCACCACGGATGACGTAATGGTCGACGCCGGGACGGGCACCGTGGCCTCGCGGCGGACAGCCGACAAGGAAGTCATGACCGTCTACGCGGAGCTCGGAACCCGGGAGGAGCCGGTGGCGGCAGCCCGCCGTCGTGCGCCCGTACTGGATGACAGGGCGGCAGCCGAGCTGGCCGGCTACGGCAAACGGATCGCGGATCATTTTGGGACACCGCAGGACATCGAGTGGGCGCGGGCCGGTGACCGGTTCTTCATCCTGCAATCCCGGCCCATCACAGCGCTGCCCGAACCGGCGGCTGACACCCCTGATACCTGGCCTGTGCCGTATCCCAAGGGCCTCTACTTCCGGGCGAGCATCGTGGAACAGTTGCCCGACCCGCTCTCGCCGCTGTTTGCCGACCTCATTGACGGCTCCGTGTCCCGCTCGCTGAGAGCGCTCATGAACGAGGCCGTGGGCACGAACGTCATCCGCGTGGACGACGTGGGGCTGCCCACCATCAACGGCTACGCCTATTACTACTACCGCACCTCGGGAATGTGGCGGGTGATGGGCAAGTCGCTGGCGGCGGTCCGCGCGCTGGTCCGCGGCCAGGCGCACATGGGAGTGGCCGGCTGGCGCGAATTTTCGCGTCCGCGTTACGAACGGGTGATCAAAGACTGGTCAGCGAAGCCAGTCGCGGACCTCTCCGGCGAAAAACTGCTTGAGGGTGTGCGGTCGCTGCTGGACGCCGGCACCGTGTACTACACAGCCGTGCAGTCAGTCATCCCGCTCGCCGCGAGCAGCGAAATCTCCTTCCGGGCGTATTACGACAAGTTCGTTCGGCGCGACGGTGATCCCCCCGCCCTGACGTTCATCCTGGGCTACGACAGCGAACCCATCCGGGCCGAGAAGTCGCTGTACGGCCTGGCCGCCTGGGCCCGCGGCGTTCCCGGGCTGGCTTCTGCGATCCTCCATGAACCGACGACGGCGTTGGCCGAGTCCCAGCGCACGGGGTTCCCGCCCGCCGGGTTCGCCGAGGCGTTGTGGCAGCAGTGGCGTCCCCGTTTCCAGGACCACCTGAACCGGTTCGGCCATGCGGTCTACAACCTGGACTTCGCCAGCCCGGTGCCGGCCGACGATCCGTCGGCGCTGCTGGCCGCGGTGAAGTTCTATCTGCGGGGGCATGGCACGGACCCCCATGAGCGGCAGCGGCTGTTGGCCAACCGCCGGGAGGACGAAACCAGCCGGATGATCACCCGGCTCGGGCCGCGCCGGAAGGCCGCGTTCCTCCGCCTGCTCCGGTGGGCACAGAACACCGCGCCGATCCGCGAGGACGCACTGGCCGACGTCGGCCTGGCGTGGCCGCTGCTGCGGCGGATCCTGCTTGAACTCGGACAGCGGCTCGTGGACTCCGCTGTCATCGCCGAGCCCGCCGACGTGTTCTGGCTGCGGCACCAGGAGCTGCGCAGCGCCGTCGAGTTCGGCCTGGCCGCGCCGGGGGCGCCTGCGGCAATTACCGGAGCTGACCGGCCCGTCCGCGCCGCCGCCGTTGAGGAGCGCAGGATGCTGTGGCGGGGCCAGGCGAAAGCGGCTCCCCCGCAAATGCTCCCGGAGAGCCGGTGGATGGACAAGGCCTTCGGGTCAATGATGCCTGCCGGCTCGCAGCACCAACTCGGCGACATCATCAAGGGCACCGGCGCGAGCTCGGGCCGGGTCACTGCGCCGGCCCGCGTCCTGCGGGGGCCTCAGGACTTCGCCCTGATGGAGCCCGGAGAGGTCCTCGTTGCCCGCATCACCACCCCCGCCTGGACCTCGCTGTTCGCGATGGCCTCCGCCGTGGTCACCGACGTCGGCGGCCCGTTAAGCCACAGCTCCATCGTGGCCCGGGAGTACGGCATCCCCGCCGTGCTCGGCACCGGCGTGGCCACGCAGCGCCTGACCAGCGGCCAGCAGATCAGCGTGGATGGCGACGCCGGCACTGTCACCATCGAGCATCCGGGCCCTCCCCAGGGGCCGTGA
- a CDS encoding alpha/beta fold hydrolase, protein MIHGFCVDHHLLLGLDPVFALQGQWRRVYVDLPGMGQSPAGPEIDSADAVAEAVVSFARTTFGDEKFAVLGNSFGGMIARHVVAEFGDQVLGLALLCPVAVAEYGARTVPAQTVLQKDQSLLASLDPEDAADYEEMAVVHSTENWVRFRESVLPGLRAFDQAAIQRISSRYALGREPEHRSPKFQGPTVIITGRQDHVVGFEDQIALSGNYVQSTFAVLDRAGHNAHLDQPGLTGALLGEWLVRMEDGMRGDLSGLDASLHSA, encoded by the coding sequence ATGATCCATGGGTTTTGCGTCGATCATCACCTGTTGCTGGGACTCGATCCAGTATTCGCCCTGCAAGGACAGTGGAGACGCGTTTATGTTGACCTTCCGGGCATGGGCCAGTCCCCGGCAGGGCCCGAGATTGACAGCGCAGATGCCGTCGCGGAAGCCGTTGTCTCCTTCGCCCGGACAACTTTCGGAGACGAAAAATTCGCGGTCCTGGGCAATTCATTTGGTGGGATGATCGCCCGGCACGTTGTGGCTGAATTTGGCGACCAGGTCCTGGGCCTCGCGCTCCTTTGCCCGGTGGCAGTGGCCGAGTACGGGGCACGAACTGTGCCGGCCCAAACTGTCTTGCAAAAGGACCAGAGCCTGTTGGCGTCCTTAGACCCCGAGGATGCTGCGGACTATGAGGAAATGGCAGTGGTCCACTCTACGGAGAACTGGGTCCGGTTCCGCGAATCCGTACTGCCCGGCTTACGGGCCTTTGACCAGGCCGCCATCCAACGTATTTCGAGCAGGTATGCCCTGGGTCGAGAACCTGAGCATCGATCCCCGAAGTTCCAGGGACCAACCGTGATTATTACGGGACGACAAGACCACGTGGTGGGGTTTGAGGACCAGATCGCGCTGTCCGGCAACTACGTGCAATCCACGTTTGCGGTTCTCGACCGGGCCGGCCACAACGCACATCTTGATCAGCCGGGGCTCACTGGTGCCCTCCTCGGCGAGTGGCTTGTCCGCATGGAGGATGGGATGCGAGGCGACCTCTCCGGCCTCGATGCTTCTTTACATTCCGCCTGA
- a CDS encoding DUF2306 domain-containing protein, with protein MKTATIPRARQTPRTRWLVPAALILLSLVPIIAGAVRLTDLTGGQVRPDNARFFDSPAPVLIHIPTVTVYLVLGAFQFVPSLRRGKRGRASWHKIAGRILAPTGLLAALSGLWMAVFYDLPPLDGPLLLILRLVFGSAMVAFIILGFIAVRRRNYVRHSEWMSRAYAIGIAQGTIVVVTIPWILLVGPVDELTRALLIGASWVLSLAVAEYFIHRRVQGPARTPRPSVRLA; from the coding sequence ATGAAAACTGCAACCATTCCCCGTGCCCGTCAAACCCCCCGGACCCGGTGGCTTGTTCCGGCCGCCCTGATCCTGCTCAGCCTCGTCCCGATCATCGCCGGGGCAGTGCGCCTGACCGATCTGACGGGAGGTCAGGTAAGGCCGGATAATGCGCGGTTCTTCGATTCGCCGGCGCCCGTACTGATCCACATCCCCACCGTCACGGTGTACCTGGTGCTGGGGGCGTTTCAGTTCGTTCCCTCGCTTCGGCGGGGCAAGCGCGGTAGGGCAAGCTGGCACAAAATCGCCGGGCGCATTCTTGCCCCTACCGGCCTGCTCGCCGCCCTGTCGGGTTTGTGGATGGCGGTTTTCTACGACCTCCCGCCCCTGGACGGGCCGCTTCTCCTCATCCTTCGATTGGTGTTCGGGTCCGCCATGGTGGCATTCATCATTCTGGGATTCATCGCGGTGCGGCGAAGGAACTACGTCCGGCACAGCGAGTGGATGTCCCGGGCGTACGCCATCGGCATTGCCCAAGGAACGATCGTTGTGGTCACCATTCCCTGGATTCTCCTGGTGGGACCGGTGGACGAGCTGACCCGGGCCTTACTGATAGGCGCATCATGGGTCCTCAGCCTGGCGGTGGCCGAATACTTCATCCACCGGCGCGTCCAAGGACCCGCACGAACGCCTCGCCCTTCCGTCCGGCTGGCTTAG
- a CDS encoding SLC13 family permease, whose translation MRLAIIGAVLLVAGAVAVATGTLPFADLAALVDRVAPILLFVVAMTVVTELASEAGVFLWTARRLRNWGRGRSVSLWLFLALFATLSTVFLSLDTTAVLLTPVVVSVTRQAGLPVLPFALTTVWLANTASLLLPISNLTNLLAQHSLGGISPAGFAALMWAPSLAAILVPLVFIGIVFRRDLGKRYSRVPVGQIRPDQPAGAGRMPAPADRVLLGASAIVLGFLLPALVSGVPVWIPAVVAAVVLGVVFAVRRPRVLTVTLIPWSLLLFASGLFLLMETARNLGAPVLLSQLAGQGQGFGDLVRLAATGAAGSNVLNNLPAYLLAEPLAETPQRMAALLIGVNAGPLITPWASLATLLWHDRLVRMNVLITWKGYAIFGLMVAPLTVFAAAAALAATGQ comes from the coding sequence ATGCGACTGGCGATCATTGGAGCGGTTCTGCTGGTGGCCGGCGCCGTGGCGGTGGCCACCGGGACACTGCCCTTCGCCGATCTGGCGGCCCTTGTTGACCGGGTGGCTCCGATCCTGCTGTTCGTCGTCGCCATGACCGTGGTGACGGAGCTGGCCAGTGAGGCCGGAGTCTTCCTGTGGACCGCCCGCCGGCTCCGGAATTGGGGCCGTGGACGCAGCGTCTCCCTGTGGCTGTTCCTGGCGTTGTTCGCAACGCTGAGTACGGTGTTCCTGTCCCTGGACACAACGGCCGTGCTGCTGACCCCGGTGGTGGTCAGCGTGACGCGGCAGGCCGGGCTGCCGGTGCTGCCTTTCGCTTTGACTACTGTGTGGCTGGCCAACACGGCCAGCCTGCTGTTGCCTATTTCCAATTTGACCAACCTTCTGGCCCAGCACAGCCTCGGCGGTATCAGTCCGGCCGGGTTCGCGGCCCTGATGTGGGCACCGTCCCTGGCGGCCATTCTCGTGCCGCTGGTGTTTATCGGCATCGTCTTCCGCCGCGACCTTGGCAAGCGCTATTCGCGGGTCCCGGTGGGGCAGATCAGGCCGGATCAGCCGGCCGGGGCCGGAAGGATGCCTGCGCCCGCTGACCGGGTTCTGCTCGGGGCCAGTGCCATCGTGCTGGGATTCTTGTTGCCGGCATTGGTGTCCGGGGTCCCGGTGTGGATCCCTGCCGTGGTTGCCGCCGTTGTGCTGGGCGTAGTGTTCGCCGTTCGGCGGCCCCGGGTACTTACGGTGACGCTGATTCCTTGGTCCTTGCTGCTGTTTGCCTCGGGCCTCTTTCTGTTGATGGAAACGGCCAGGAATCTGGGCGCTCCTGTCCTGCTGAGTCAGCTGGCCGGGCAAGGCCAGGGTTTCGGGGATCTTGTCCGGCTGGCCGCGACGGGCGCGGCCGGTTCCAATGTGCTGAACAACTTGCCCGCCTACCTCCTGGCCGAACCACTGGCGGAGACGCCGCAGCGGATGGCGGCCTTGCTGATCGGAGTCAATGCCGGTCCGCTCATCACCCCGTGGGCGTCCCTGGCCACTCTCCTCTGGCATGACCGGCTCGTGCGGATGAATGTCCTGATCACTTGGAAGGGCTACGCGATCTTCGGGCTGATGGTCGCGCCCCTGACGGTGTTCGCCGCGGCGGCGGCACTGGCCGCCACCGGACAGTGA
- a CDS encoding PRC-barrel domain-containing protein: MLSLQDIDNIVLNGGIVVDAAGEKIGSVEQVFTSGDSGDAVFVTVRTGLFGMSESFAPLSGASIEESVIRVAFAKDTVKNAPRIDSDRGSITETQEQELYGYYGLDAGTSSEGSATAISPNGEASEAAGKTVPTQTTAQAKGYKERVQGAGASVDGQRPPHPVPHGGPRRRARICISMCPRTRIQVLTRRTGYRPLRRDPVPVNSRGPCTAAPAQRTFA; the protein is encoded by the coding sequence ATGCTCAGCCTGCAGGACATCGACAATATTGTCCTCAATGGAGGCATCGTGGTGGACGCGGCCGGGGAGAAAATCGGCTCCGTGGAGCAGGTCTTCACCAGCGGCGATTCCGGGGACGCGGTCTTCGTCACCGTGCGGACTGGCCTGTTCGGCATGTCGGAATCCTTTGCCCCGCTCTCCGGGGCGAGCATCGAGGAATCGGTAATCCGGGTGGCCTTCGCCAAGGACACGGTAAAGAACGCCCCCCGCATCGACAGCGACCGCGGCTCGATCACGGAGACGCAGGAGCAGGAACTCTATGGCTACTACGGGCTCGACGCCGGCACCTCCAGTGAAGGATCCGCAACGGCAATAAGCCCGAATGGCGAGGCATCGGAGGCCGCAGGCAAGACTGTGCCGACGCAAACGACGGCCCAAGCCAAGGGCTACAAAGAACGGGTCCAAGGCGCCGGAGCATCGGTCGACGGGCAGAGGCCCCCACACCCGGTGCCGCATGGCGGCCCCCGCCGCCGCGCCCGCATCTGCATAAGCATGTGCCCCCGCACCCGCATCCAGGTCCTCACCCGCCGCACCGGCTACCGCCCCCTCCGCCGGGACCCGGTCCCGGTCAATAGTCGCGGCCCTTGCACCGCGGCCCCTGCACAACGGACCTTCGCATAA
- a CDS encoding GYD domain-containing protein, which produces MAKYLFEANYVGEGIKGLMREGGTKRRDALVDALKSVGGSLECFYYAFGDTDVLGVFDVPDPAGAAALSLMINSTGSVNVRLKPLLTVEDIDEAAKKTPSYRAPGQ; this is translated from the coding sequence ATGGCCAAATATCTGTTTGAAGCGAATTACGTGGGCGAGGGAATCAAGGGGCTCATGCGTGAAGGCGGCACCAAGCGGCGTGACGCGCTGGTGGACGCCCTCAAGTCCGTGGGGGGCTCCCTCGAGTGTTTCTACTACGCATTCGGGGACACCGACGTCCTGGGCGTCTTTGATGTGCCGGACCCGGCGGGCGCTGCGGCCCTTTCGCTGATGATCAATTCGACGGGCAGCGTGAACGTGCGCCTGAAGCCGCTCCTGACTGTGGAAGACATCGACGAAGCGGCCAAGAAGACACCCTCCTACCGGGCCCCGGGGCAATAG
- a CDS encoding potassium channel family protein, translated as MDVGDVLWTVLGAGLILLMLADVFRTLLYPHGSGPVSRAIMRGLWLLTRRLRGRASTIAAPLAMAAVIGAWAGLAVIGWALLYLPHLTDGFVYGDGVPQEADFAEALYISLVTLSTVGYGDIVAAYPLLRLVAAFQAVTGFGLLTATVSWILQMYPALSRRRALAHELNLFREAAGPEGVASLDPRHAAGLLESLARNVASVSIDLLSFHETYYFHEVEQRGSLPATVAYAHGLASDAERSENPDLQFAGRMLHASLDHLAEVLRGKFGHQGTTSSAVFDSYALHHKHKQPREPDTE; from the coding sequence ATGGACGTCGGGGATGTGCTCTGGACGGTTTTGGGAGCCGGGCTGATTCTGCTGATGCTCGCCGACGTCTTTCGCACGCTCCTCTATCCGCATGGTTCGGGTCCTGTAAGCCGGGCCATCATGCGGGGACTCTGGCTGCTCACGAGAAGGCTAAGAGGCCGGGCCTCCACTATCGCCGCGCCTTTGGCAATGGCTGCTGTCATCGGCGCCTGGGCGGGGCTCGCAGTTATCGGGTGGGCCCTGCTGTACCTGCCCCATTTGACGGATGGTTTCGTCTACGGCGACGGGGTGCCACAGGAGGCCGACTTCGCTGAAGCGCTCTACATCTCGCTGGTGACTCTTTCCACCGTGGGGTACGGCGACATTGTGGCGGCCTATCCGCTGCTCCGACTGGTCGCGGCCTTCCAGGCTGTCACCGGTTTCGGTTTGCTGACCGCCACGGTCTCCTGGATCCTGCAAATGTATCCGGCCCTCAGCCGCCGACGTGCACTTGCCCATGAGCTAAACCTGTTCAGGGAAGCCGCAGGTCCTGAGGGTGTGGCATCGCTGGATCCGCGGCATGCCGCCGGACTTCTCGAATCACTGGCCAGAAACGTGGCATCCGTCAGCATAGATTTGCTGTCCTTCCACGAGACCTATTACTTCCACGAAGTCGAGCAGAGGGGTTCCTTGCCTGCCACGGTTGCCTATGCCCACGGGTTGGCGTCAGACGCCGAACGCAGCGAAAACCCCGACCTCCAGTTTGCCGGACGGATGCTCCATGCGTCGCTGGACCATCTCGCAGAGGTCCTCCGCGGGAAATTCGGCCATCAGGGGACGACGTCGTCAGCGGTCTTCGACAGCTACGCGCTGCACCATAAACACAAACAGCCGAGGGAACCGGACACGGAATAG
- a CDS encoding metalloregulator ArsR/SmtB family transcription factor, with amino-acid sequence MDAVFKALADPTRRDLLDELFREDGQTLHALEARFEMTRYGVMKHLKQLEEAGLVVTRRRGREKLHFLNPVPIRLVHDRWVSKYAQPWAAALSDLKTRLESPMEKIFEIYIKTTPERLWEAITTSDIRSKYQFGNTHTADWTPGGHYEMHNPKANGMVLGEGENIEVDPPRKLVQTMRALWDDDVKAEGTSRVTWEIEPVGDSCHLTVTHDQLREGANDQLYGGWPMILSGLKTWLETGEKLTTPGSLMYT; translated from the coding sequence GTGGACGCCGTATTCAAGGCCCTCGCCGACCCCACCCGCCGGGACCTGCTCGATGAGCTCTTCCGGGAGGACGGGCAGACCCTGCACGCACTCGAGGCCCGCTTCGAGATGACCCGCTACGGCGTCATGAAACACCTCAAACAACTGGAGGAAGCCGGCCTGGTGGTCACCCGCCGCCGGGGCCGGGAGAAACTGCACTTCCTCAATCCGGTGCCCATCCGCCTGGTCCACGACCGCTGGGTCAGCAAATACGCACAACCATGGGCCGCTGCCCTCAGCGACCTCAAAACCAGATTGGAAAGTCCCATGGAAAAGATCTTCGAAATCTACATCAAGACCACCCCGGAACGCCTCTGGGAAGCCATCACCACCAGCGACATCCGCAGCAAATACCAGTTCGGCAACACACACACCGCGGACTGGACACCGGGCGGCCACTACGAGATGCACAACCCCAAGGCCAACGGCATGGTTCTGGGCGAAGGCGAAAACATCGAGGTCGATCCCCCGCGCAAACTCGTCCAGACCATGCGCGCCCTCTGGGACGACGACGTCAAAGCCGAAGGCACCTCCCGCGTCACCTGGGAAATCGAACCGGTGGGCGATTCCTGCCACCTCACCGTCACGCACGACCAGCTCCGCGAAGGCGCCAACGACCAGCTCTACGGCGGCTGGCCGATGATCCTCTCCGGCCTCAAGACCTGGCTGGAAACCGGCGAAAAACTCACCACCCCCGGCTCCCTCATGTACACCTGA